The following proteins are co-located in the Apium graveolens cultivar Ventura chromosome 5, ASM990537v1, whole genome shotgun sequence genome:
- the LOC141725080 gene encoding uncharacterized protein LOC141725080 isoform X2, producing the protein MEDSAKKLTKTKPRVIWNNENVTKTFLEACIREAADSGKQGGSFGQQSWRKVIKILKESHNFVVDQKQTKNRFDYIRYKYQAWCRLRNKSQNVYDASTNTFNLSEEEWDQEIQTNPKAKTLKTSPLLFPDLCIQLFDGVSAGRGSFEESNVSNPNPEKVTPQVQENKDTRHDESQRPRKKSKQLVNQSNNSQFEENMCKALEIIIQKQNGPTNMECRGRLKSLGWSAENPLYQLALGIFCESASHREAWMNLEEDEAEIWVKMISRKLGLSV; encoded by the exons ATGGAAGATTCAGCCAAAAAACTTACAAAAACAAAGCCTAGAGTGATTTGGAATAATGAAAATGTCACGAAAACGTTTTTAGAAGCATGCATTCGTGAAGCAGCTGACAGTGGCAAACAAGGTGGGAGTTTTGGGCAGCAGTCATGGAGAAAAGTAATAAAAATATTGAAAGAATCTCACAACTTTGTTGTTGaccaaaaacaaacaaaaaatcgatttgattatattagATATAAGTATCAAGCTTGGTGCAGGCTCAGAAATAAGTCTCAAAATGTCTATGATGCATCAACTAACACGTTCAATCTATCCGAAGAAGAATGGGACCAGGAGATACAG ACCAACCCAAAGGCTAAGACCTTAAAGACTTCACCTCTATTATTTCCTGATCTCTGCATTCAACTTTTTGATGGTGTTAGTGCCG GTCGAGGATCCTTTGAAGAATCTAATGTCTCGAATCCTAATCCCGAAAAGGTAACACCACAAGTGCAAGAAAATAAAGATACTCGCCATGATGAAAGTCAAAGGCCCAGAAAGAAATCCAAACAACTGGTGAATCAATCTAATAATAGCCAATTTGAAGAAAATATGTGCAAGGCTTTGGaaataataattcaaaaacaAAATGGACCTACAAATATGGAGTGTAGAGGTAGATTAAAAAGTCTTGGTTGGTCAGCAGAAAATCCATTGTATCAATTGGCTCTTGGGATATTTTGTGAGAGTGCAAGTCACAGGGAAGCATGGATGAATTTGGAAGAAGATGAGGCAGAAATATGGGTTAAAATGATCTCGCGAAAGCTAGGCCTGTCTGTATAG
- the LOC141725080 gene encoding uncharacterized protein LOC141725080 isoform X1, whose protein sequence is MEDSAKKLTKTKPRVIWNNENVTKTFLEACIREAADSGKQGGSFGQQSWRKVIKILKESHNFVVDQKQTKNRFDYIRYKYQAWCRLRNKSQNVYDASTNTFNLSEEEWDQEIQTNPKAKTLKTSPLLFPDLCIQLFDGVSAGVNILEPTSTRSRVYSTNESEVHEVDYSIVLVPGRGSFEESNVSNPNPEKVTPQVQENKDTRHDESQRPRKKSKQLVNQSNNSQFEENMCKALEIIIQKQNGPTNMECRGRLKSLGWSAENPLYQLALGIFCESASHREAWMNLEEDEAEIWVKMISRKLGLSV, encoded by the exons ATGGAAGATTCAGCCAAAAAACTTACAAAAACAAAGCCTAGAGTGATTTGGAATAATGAAAATGTCACGAAAACGTTTTTAGAAGCATGCATTCGTGAAGCAGCTGACAGTGGCAAACAAGGTGGGAGTTTTGGGCAGCAGTCATGGAGAAAAGTAATAAAAATATTGAAAGAATCTCACAACTTTGTTGTTGaccaaaaacaaacaaaaaatcgatttgattatattagATATAAGTATCAAGCTTGGTGCAGGCTCAGAAATAAGTCTCAAAATGTCTATGATGCATCAACTAACACGTTCAATCTATCCGAAGAAGAATGGGACCAGGAGATACAG ACCAACCCAAAGGCTAAGACCTTAAAGACTTCACCTCTATTATTTCCTGATCTCTGCATTCAACTTTTTGATGGTGTTAGTGCCGGTGTGAATATTTTGGAGCCTACATCTACAAGAAGTAGGGTTTATTCAACTAACGAATCTGAGGTACACGAAGTTGATTATAGTATTGTCCTTGTGCCAGGTCGAGGATCCTTTGAAGAATCTAATGTCTCGAATCCTAATCCCGAAAAGGTAACACCACAAGTGCAAGAAAATAAAGATACTCGCCATGATGAAAGTCAAAGGCCCAGAAAGAAATCCAAACAACTGGTGAATCAATCTAATAATAGCCAATTTGAAGAAAATATGTGCAAGGCTTTGGaaataataattcaaaaacaAAATGGACCTACAAATATGGAGTGTAGAGGTAGATTAAAAAGTCTTGGTTGGTCAGCAGAAAATCCATTGTATCAATTGGCTCTTGGGATATTTTGTGAGAGTGCAAGTCACAGGGAAGCATGGATGAATTTGGAAGAAGATGAGGCAGAAATATGGGTTAAAATGATCTCGCGAAAGCTAGGCCTGTCTGTATAG